From Nicotiana tabacum cultivar K326 chromosome 20, ASM71507v2, whole genome shotgun sequence, one genomic window encodes:
- the LOC107791050 gene encoding lipid phosphate phosphatase 2, whose protein sequence is MPEIQLGAHTFRNQGVEVARFHMHDWLILFLLVVIDIVLNVIEPFHRFVGSDMMTDLRYPLKDNTIPFWAVPIIAIILPLLVILVFYFIRKDVYDVHQAILGLLYSVLITSVLTDAIKDAVGRPRPDFFWRCFPDGKGVFDTVTSNVKCTGIKSVIKEGHKSFPSGHSSWSFAGLGFLAWYLSGKIKAFDQRGHVAKLCLVFLPLLAAALVAVSRVDDYWHHWQDVFAGGLLGLTVASICYLQFFPPPYDIDGRMPHVHLQRLAEQHSGTQSTANNPGCLTIRQPEVDSVYAQPQHGIAVSGLCARETGPIFDDDVENGRWRH, encoded by the exons ATGCCAGAGATTCAGTTGGGCGCCCATACATTCAGAAACCAGGGGGTGGAAGTAGCAAGGTTTCACATGCACGACTGGCTTATTCTCTTCCTACTTGTGGTGATCGATATAGTTTTAAATGTGATAGAACCGTTTCACCGTTTTGTTGGATCTGACATGATGACAGATTTAAGATACCCTTTGAAAGACAATACCATTCCCTTTTGGGCTGTTCCG ATTATTGCCATAATCTTACCTTTACTGGTCATACTTGTCTTTTACTTCATCAGAAAGGATGTCTACGATGTACATCAAGCTATATTAG GATTGCTGTACTCtgtactcatcacctcagttcTTACTGATGCAATCAAAGATGCCGTTGGTCGACCCCGTCCGGACTTCTTTTGGCGGTGTTTCCCTGATGGGAAAGGG GTGTTCGATACAGTCACAAGCAATGTCAAATGTACTGGCATTAAAAGTGTTATAAAAGAAGGACATAAAAGTTTCCCAAGCGGACATAGTTCTT GGTCTTTTGCTGGTCTTGGCTTCCTCGCTTGGTACCTGTCTGGGAAAATCAAGGCATTTGATCAAAGAGGCCATGTTGCTAAGCTCTGCCTTGTTTTCCTGCCCTTACTGGCTGCGGCATTAGTTGCAGTTTCCCGGGTTGATGATTACTGGCACCATTGGCAGGATGTATTTGCTGGAGGTCTCCTAG GATTGACTGTGGCTTCAATCTGTTACTTACAATTCTTTCCCCCACCGTATGATATAGATG GTAGGATGCCCCATGTGCATTTACAGAGGCTGGCAGAACAGCACAGTGGTACACAGTCTACGGCAAATAATCCAGGTTGTCTTACTATAAGGCAACCCGAAGTTGACAGCGTGTATGCTCAACCTCAACATGGCATTGCCGTATCAGGACTCTGTGCACGTGAGACCGGACCAATCTTTGATGATGACGTTGAAAATGGCAGATGGAGGCATTGA